The following are encoded in a window of Candidatus Eisenbacteria bacterium genomic DNA:
- a CDS encoding fibronectin type III domain-containing protein, producing the protein MRARSEAKRTAGFVRRSGFFLAAALLAVFAVGLLSCEKKGRDNPLDPEGPGGVHDLALTASAGDCRITLSWNGVPGGHVAGYQLYRRDTTAGGAFRQLVSLGGGTTSFVDVRVKRGHQYDYLIRATDRDGEESAASSGAWATISSSGEPCPGWVPEEFVLLNAFPPATFTMGSPSSEPGRDSDETQHQVTLTR; encoded by the coding sequence ATGCGCGCGCGGAGTGAAGCCAAGAGAACCGCGGGGTTCGTTCGAAGGAGCGGGTTCTTCCTCGCCGCCGCGCTCCTCGCGGTCTTCGCGGTCGGCCTTCTCTCCTGCGAGAAGAAGGGAAGGGACAACCCGCTCGATCCGGAGGGTCCGGGGGGCGTGCACGATTTGGCCCTCACCGCCTCGGCCGGGGATTGCCGAATCACGCTCTCGTGGAACGGAGTCCCCGGCGGGCACGTCGCGGGATACCAGTTGTATCGCCGGGACACGACCGCCGGTGGGGCGTTCCGCCAGCTGGTCTCGCTCGGCGGAGGCACGACCTCCTTCGTCGATGTTCGTGTCAAACGCGGACATCAGTACGACTACCTCATCCGCGCGACCGACCGGGACGGCGAGGAGTCGGCGGCTTCTTCGGGCGCGTGGGCGACGATTTCCTCGTCGGGGGAACCGTGTCCCGGTTGGGTGCCCGAGGAATTCGTTCTCCTCAACGCATTTCCTCCTGCGACGTTCACAATGGGGAGTCCGTCTTCGGAGCCGGGCCGGGATTCGGACGAGACGCAGCATCAGGTGACGCTGACGCG